From one Plectropomus leopardus isolate mb unplaced genomic scaffold, YSFRI_Pleo_2.0 unplaced_scaffold18056, whole genome shotgun sequence genomic stretch:
- the LOC121964984 gene encoding AFG1-like ATPase: MAACIPLCVKMSPSALRGFRCLLTEQYSSRKLLKSLTDVCRRGYSVKAQPEVEESGVSSAGFSGPLDHYSGLIRDGTLRGDEHQKAVLQTLDQLHKNLRGYSNTPTSFLSK; the protein is encoded by the exons ATGGCGGCGTGCATACCGCTGTGTGTGAAGATGTCACCCTCAGCTCTGCGGGGCTTCAGGTGTCTGTTGACGGAACAATATTCATCCAGAAAGCTGCTAAAATCTCTGACAGACGTCTGCAGACGAG GTTACTCGGTGAAAGCCCAGCCGGAGGTGGAGGAGAGCGGCGTGAGCTCGGCCGGGTTCAGCGGGCCTCTGGATCACTACAGCGGGCTGATCCGGGACGGGACGCTGCGGGGGGACGAGCACCAGAAAGCGGTGCTGCAGACTCTGGACCAGCTGCACAAAAACCTGCGAGGATACAGCAACACCCCGACATCCTTCTTATCCAAG